The nucleotide sequence TTGATGAGAATTGATTTCATGGTCATTACCAATATGCTTGATGGTAACTTTGTAGCTTCTTCCTACATGTGCTTCAGGCCACAAGTTTAACAAGGTAGATGGCAGCAAACCAACGCCGCCATTATTGAATCTTTCAAAAGATTCTGACAAGGTATGATCAATTAATTAAATATAAACATCCTGTTGAGTTTTGGTTGATAGGCATATGTATGCTCTGCATTTATTTCTGTGACTGAGAAGATTGTGATTTCTGTGCTTTTTTCAGGGGGGAGGCTATATTTTTGAGTTTGACAATGTTGGTAACCGTGATTTGTGTCGCGACTTTGTAGGTAATGTTCAGTAAATGTTTCTAATAGGCATGTCATTTTCTGCCATCAAATAGATCACATATTATGAACAAATACATCTTTTGAAAATGATTATTCTTGTTAGACTGAGTATATGCATTTTTAATGTTACTTTTGGTCCTTGCTTCAATATTTTGATTGTGAGTTTCACCTCTAGTCTACACAATTATTGCCAACAAAATATAGAACTAACTGGTGATGTTGTCCTTTCAGCTAGGGTTTTAGGCAAACATCAAGGTACTGTGCCTGCTAGAACAAATGTACCTCCAGAAAAATCAGCTGTGTCAACTGGTCCAGAACAGCTCAGTTCTGCCGAAATGGAACGGCGGATGAAATTGCTACGAGAAGACAGGTAATATCTGTATTTCAAACACCCTGCATGATTCTTCTGCTGACAGCAACATGGGGTATTGATAATAATTTAATACTAAACTGCAACAGTGCAAGCTGTCTTGCTCTCTTTAGTAATTTTTGCTGAGCCCTTATGTGCTTGTGCTTTTCAATTGATTACCtgattcttattttttttcttgttaAGTATGCATTTGGCTTTTGTAGGTTCACTTATTCAAAGATGATACTAAAGCTTCACTTTTAACTGGTCTTTACTGGTCTGTTTCATCAGCATACAAATCTGCGCAACATTACATAATGAAGCTGGTGGCATAGCTTCTAGATTGAAAATGATATGCCTTTTATGTGTTGTAACTGTAGAACTTTGAAAGAGCCAAAATAAAGTGCAGATGCCAAAATGTTTTCACCTATCCATTTTTTGTATGGGAATGTCATTCAGATATATTTCCTAGCGTACCTGAACTTGCTTGGGACGAAATGCTACCGTTGTTGGTGTAATGTCATTCGGTTATATTTTATTAATAGATCACGTCAGGAGCATGTTGATGCTGTTAGGTTAACAGATCTGTGTAGCTGTAGGGATGAACATTTAATCTTCctatgttgttttaagagaatgatACAGACAGAGTTTCAGACTATCATAGCCAACCAGAGGAACACAGTTCTGTTGTATTATTGTCTTGTTGAACCTTCTCTGTTTGCAGTGAACTGCAGAAGTTACATAAGAAGTTTGTGCTTGGCAATATTCTGCAAGAGTCTGAATTTTGGGCAACAAGAAAGGTAAAAACTACTGTGCATGGATACAATTTCTGTTTGTTTTGTAGTATATTCTTATTCCGTTGCAACCAATACTTATTTAAGTCCTGCAGAATTTACTTGACGATGAAACAAACAAAGCATCAAAACAAAAGCCAGGTTTCAAAAGTGCCATGCTAGCTGATGTTAGGCCATCAGCTGATGGACAGGTATGCTATGGGCCTATAGTCATTGCAAGCCTATGTGGCAAATTATGATAGTTTATGTAGTACATGGCTGTATCCTATCACTTATTGACTTCACTGAATGTTGGTTATCTTAATTTACTCATTTCTGATTTATGTGTATCCTTCCACAGACAAACAAGGTTACTTTCAGTCTGACTACTGAGATTATCCATCAGGTACATTGTTTCTACCTTGGTAATGAATTATCATCTAAAGCAGGTCTACCTGCTAGCATCATTTGCTACTTCTTCAACCATCATAAATGCAGCTATGCATTCATCTAAATGCTGGTCTGCCTGGTAGCATCATTTGCAATATTTTTAACTGTCATGTGCCGTGCTATGTACCTAAAAAAGGTGTAATACTATGGTTGATGGAATTTCTAAACAGTTGTGTTGTTTAATGGTTTCACTTCACCAACTATTTATTAGCACCTATTGCATTCTGTGTAAGGAGCAACACCTCACTTGTTTTCTTAGGGTCATGTACTGACACATGGTCCTAGACTCCACGTCATCCTCACTGGGTGGTATTTTACAAACTGTAACTCTTTGTGATGACACAgttctatttttcttttcttcttcagtACTTGACATACATATAGAATGGTAGGATCCCTTGTCAAGCCATTTTTATGCCATGAAAAATCTAAATATGCCATTTTTACTGCATGAAAAATGTAAATTCCACTATGTTTAGCTATACCTGTTCAAAAACTTCGAGTGGGCTACTCAAACGCATTCTTGCATCTATTAGTCTGGATAATTGAAGCTATGCTCAGGATTGGCCTGTCTAGACTATCAGGCATTGTAAGCCTGTCCTGGACATAGTTACTTGGATTGCAGGTCACTGTCCTATTCACGATGTCAGGTCGAGCACCCTGTATTCTTGTGATCTGGTTGTCCACCAGGAAGCTGCTGGTCATGACCCCATGCAATAGCAATGGGACAAGGACAGAGTGGAAGAGAGAGATTGAGAGGAAGTGAGCTAGTCCCACAGCCCACTCCCTTCTCATTCTCTTCCTTATTCCCTTCTCTGAATACATTTAGATTGTATCGATGTATTATCTGACTCTTAGGGTCATCGACCTGGATTCATCGGGCCACATTCATAATCAGTGTCGTGAAGAACATTGCCCCTTTTGACTCACATGGGTAGCCACCTATGACTTTACTATGAGTGAGGCCACACCGTCGTGACCGCATTTCTTGACCCGGTCGAACAGGCTTATTCTGGTCCTTGGGCTGGGCTACATCTGCTCAGTAATACTAGTTTACCTGGCATACATTATTAACCATGTCAATGCTAAACTCCGAGATTGTTTATTGGATGTTGAATAAGTCTTGAAAATCAGTTGTTATGAATATGATATATTATTTGCGGTTTTGCAGATTTTTGCAGAAAAGCCAGCCGTGCATCGGGCATTTTTGGATTATGTCCCGAAGAAGGTAAGATAGTGCATACTTGTATATACTATTTTCATGTGCCTTACCAAGGCTTTAGGAAGCTTGAGCTTAAGTTGAAGTTAGTTTATACTATATCTGTGTTGGCATAAAGTGGATTTGGATTCTCATTTTGCTCTGTTTTTCCTTCATCTCCCATGACTCCCAAAAAGTTGTCAGAAAAGGATTTTTGGACAAAATACTGTAGAGCTGAGTATCTACTTAGGACAAAAAATACTTTAGCGGCAAAAGCTGAAGCCGCTGATGATGAGGAATTAGCCATGTTTTTGAAAAATGATGATATACTTGCCAAGGAGGCAAAGCTCAAGGTATAATTCTGGCTGTTTATTGTTGCATCCTGCATATTTTGCAATACAAGTTTCCTTCAAAAAATATTGATGTCTCAATTATTGTTTACAGATAAAACGAGTTGATCCAACATTAGACATGGAGGCAGATGCAGGGGATGACTACATCCATCTTCCGGTGTGTTTGTGTTCTTGCTACTGTTTTGTTATATCTACAAGTTCACAAAGACAAGTGGTTTATCCGTTTCTCATAATGAGCAACTTTGTCTGCTATTTTGATCACAACCTCATGTAGTGCTTAGTCCTATTTTGAAAAATTCATATCATTATTCTTTCGGGCATCTAGGATCATGGGGTTCTCCGTGATGGCAGCAGAGAGACAACTGATATTGATAGCGAGTTGGCTAGGAGAACACTTTCTCAGGATCTGAATCGGCATGCTGCTGTTGTTCTTGAAGGGAGATCAACAGGTGAAGTTTGGACTCAACTCAAAAGTTTTCATGCTGTCTCTTTAAGTTTTTGTATACTGAAGTTGATTGGTCAAGCATGCTATTACTATTATGAGATGATACTGATATGCTAACAGCCTAACAGTTCTCCTGCGACTACACTTCTACTGGCTTCCTGTTTGTCTATCTAACACTTTCCTGAAAAGAATGCACCGACAATTGCACAAATCAACCGTCCTATACTGCTGGTTGGTTGCACACTGTAATGCTCTAGTGTAGTACCTTCTCCGTGCTGGTGTACTTTCCCCTTCACATCAGAGGAATGCCAATCATTTCTACTTTGCATTTGCTCATTGCTGTTAATAACTTAGTATTAATGCACCATATGGTTTCAGTGCGTAAGGTGATTGTATGTGTTATGCGTCTTTTTGCAGATATTGAATCAACTGATACGAAGACTGTGGCTGAAGCACTTGCAAGGTCCAAGAAGGGTTAGTAATTATATCGCTGTGTGCATCTTTTCTCACCCTAATTAGTTCCTTACTAGGCTGATGAGTTATGAACTGCAGAACCACCTCCTAGCTCTGCTGCTGATGATGCTAGTCATGAGAGATTGGTAAAGGTGGCCCGCATGACTGAGATAGAGGATCTGCAAGCTCCACGAAGTCTCCCATATGCACCACTTTGTATAAAGGTAATAGTTGGTTCATATGGCTTGATATAATatattacctccgtcccaaattagttgtcttagatttgtctagatacggatgtacctaacactaaaacgtgtctatatacatccatatctagacaaatctaagacaactaattcgggacggagggagtatcaactacagtaatactccctccgtttggaattacttgtcgcaaaattggatgtatctagacgtattttagttctagatacatccatttccaagacaagtaattccgaacggagggagtatatcgcaAGATTATGGATTCTCACGCCTTTCTTGTCTTCATAGGATCCTCGAGAATATTTTGATTCTCAGCAAGCAAATGCTCTGAGACCTTTAGGTAGCAACGATGGAAGAAAGGCCCGCAGCTGCAGCCTGAGCACCGATGATGCATTCCGTCATTTAATGGATCAAATATCTTCTGTGAAAATGAACTGTCCTGTTGTTCAGTCAGATGTTGCTCTAAAGGTAAGCAGTTCTACTTGAACCTGATACCAATGTTCTATAATAAACTTTACGGGGATTAGGTCCTGTTTCCTTGAAAGATGCATGTCTGTAGATATATCTgacttactccctccattccaatgaATAAAGCATGCATGCATTTAAAAAATGATCTTCAACAATAAATTAGACAAACTAAATGTGCGTTATGTGCAACAAAAATTATACCgttgaattcgtattcgaaagaagtttccAATGGTATGATTTGTAggttataaaaattatatattaTTGGTCTAATTTATGGTTAAAGTTGGATTTGGAATGTGTGTGCGCCTTATTcggtggaatggagggagtagtactatcTCGTAAGCAAAATTGTTGGTGTActaaacccccctccccccctctgCACATTGGTCTATTACTCTTTCATTTCCTCTGTCATGGGGTTACCTCATCCAGTGTAGGTGAATCTTGTTTCCTCTGTAAACGGGATGGTGGTTCTTTgtgtgttagagtacgtaatgggcctaatggcctgggctggaggtatagcccgttagtcttagggttaattagagataagggtcgtttgcttaggggtcaagtaagccttgcttagGGGGCCTTTTGCTCACGGCCGGGCAagatggaagggatttccttcttaattcttgcttgattagattgatacatctcctctctttatatagagaggtttacttgactcccaagcaaggcttacttgaccccctAAGCAAGCgatccttatctctaattaaccctaagactaacgggctatcccgccagcccaggccattaggcccattacgtactctaacactgtGTCTGTACATATTTTACTGGAAGAGAATTTGCTCTTCCAAAACCAGTGAAGAAAATTTGCATAGGACTAACCAATCAGTTCCCAACCATTTCTATGGACACAATGATAGGCCCGACATTCTAAATGCTACAAACACTTCTACTATGAGAAAAGTTGATGTTTGTGTAACTGTTTTATATATATGACTAACTTACACCTTATCTGGTCCACAATTTTGCATTGCCAAAAAAGAAACAGTATCCATTTTGAAACTGGTTTACCTTTGTTTGTTTTGTTCCAATTCTTAATGTTGGATTGTCATTTCATCAACATCCCAATACTCCCAGTTACCTGAATACTCCAAGTTTCCCTTACAAACACACGTTTTGGATGCTGTATTGCTGTGGCTTCTCTATTCTTAAGGTATTAAATTGCATGAGCAGGAAAACCTAACTACCTACATGGTATGGGCCTAGGTTCTTAGCGAATTGAATGAAGGAATTTCACGTTCACGGAGGCTTAATCTTAAGAATCCCCAAGACAGTCTCCTTGGTCGTCTTCCTCACCGAACACGAGAGGAACTTATGGATGTGAGATACTGCACCTATTTACCTTTTATCCAGAAGCTGTACTGTACTTCCAATTTTTTCTAGAATGTTTTCTTTCCGGACTTATCTTAATGtacctttatttatttatttatgtataTTTGTCCGACCATTCTAAAATCATCTTATCACTGCACTCGAGATCTTATTATACATCTTGTATTGACAGAGTTTATTGTGACTGTCTATTTTGTTAGCATTGGACGGCTATCCAGGAGTTGCTGCGCCATTTTTGGTCATCATACCCAATAACAACCACAGTCCTTAGTAATAAGGTGTATTGTCACTCCTATCTTGTCTGTACTATTTTCTAACCCACAAATAGTATTTTGGTGGAAGTTGCTAAATGTAGCTCAGTGGCGGGGTGACTTTTGATTAAACAAATGGTTACTGAAATGTAGTTTCCTGCTTCAAGATGAGAACAATACCAGTGCATGTTATACATGTGAATAATAACTAATAAGAGAGCAAGTAGAAATTATCAGTTAATAATGTTAGTGGTGGAGTTTGATGTGTTGCCAACATGATGGTTGTCTCTTTCCTTGCTATCAGTAATTATGGAAATTAACCACCACCaggttcttcttctcctttattattatatttttgGCTGTCAAAATGTTGCATTTAACTACCCAATTTGTTTTTAGCTTTTCTCATACTACATTAATTCTGTTAACAGAACCAATTACTGAAAAATAGCAGATGTTAGGATTGTGTTATACAGTCTAGTATTGGTATATTTGTGTATACAGTGTAATAGTAAGTCAAGGATGCCCAGATTGATGGCTATGTTCTGTGGTTTTGTCACTAATTTATAATCTAGATACCTGGTAGGACTGCTATATGGTAAGCTATCTTAAACAATTAAAACATCCAGACCATTATTGCTTAGATGTTTACGCACTTCTCCGGTTGTTCCACAGGTTCAACGGCTGAAGGAAGCAATGACACAGATATATCAGAAGTTACAGGTTAGTCTTCCTCAGCACAGTTGATATTTGGAATCTAATTATAACTGAATTGCCTTTGATTATATTTGTATATACGCATCGTGTGTGCAACTTCATACGTGCAGGATATAAAGGAATCAGCACAGCCTGATGTACGACATGAAATATCTCAACTCGTAAAGCCCATGACACAGGTTCCTACCATTCCTTACTGTTGTGCTTGATTACATTACCCAATGAATTATCTGAAACTTGGAGAAAACTATCCACCTATACCTTTTGTCATGATTTAGCTATACATTTCCATATTTGCAAAGCAGAAGCATATGTGTGAGAGCAAATATTTGTATTGAATGCTCATTTGCTGGTTTTCATGCTCATTGGATACTTACTTCCTTGCTGTTGATGTCATAAAACACACGAATACCATTCTTCTTTCAGTAATTTTCAGCAAGCTGATTATATAATTTCCAGGCGCTGGATGCTGCATTCTACCATGACCAGCAGCAGAAATCTTCAAAGGCCGGTACCGGGAGCAAGCCCAATGGGTTTTGAGCAGAGAAAACCCCCCATAAGGATTCAGCCTGATTACTGCTAGAGCGTGAGGGCTACCACGCCGGTGAGCTCTAGGCGGCAATGATGCCGTGTTGAAGAGGCTTTGATTTTGCCGTGTATTAATTATTAAATACACGTGGAACATAATAACATGCCTACTTGCAAATTTTGCCCTGGACATCTCGCATTCCTCCCCTCCTAGCTGTTTCAAGATAGAATCATCATTCTGGTTCTTCGTTGTGTTTATGGATGTCCTATTTCCCCTGCAGTGGCGATGTGCAAAtggttataaataaagaaaatcctgaTGAAAAGATAGGTATACCATGATATATCAGCAATTTGCTCTTGCGAACGAATGCTTGTTTTGTTCCATGTTAAAAAAAATAGGCATTATAATGTAGTAGTAGCTTGTAACGTGCATCTTCTTCTATGGGTATTTTAAAAATTAATGTGCTGGATTGCCAAAAAGAGAAGTGTTGGTACGAAGAAATAAAATTGTGTTTGATGATAAATGCAGTTTTCATGTCAATAGTTGTTgcatggtactccctctgtaaagtgaTCTAAATGCGGAAGTACCTTCCTACACCTAGtaggagcaaatgctcctggtgtgaacagtaaaatcacaaaaaaaatctgaattttttttcgtGACGTACTTTCACAAATGTTatgtgcatgcaaagtttcattGCGAAATCACATTGGTGAAAGTTGTgccagaagaaaaataaaatcagAGCTTCAAAATTCTTTTGTAAGTAACATTTTTAGAGCATTGATTTTGTTTCTTTACCACACCTTCCACCAATGtgattttgcatgcacaacaaacatttaTAAAAGTACatcacaaaaaaaattcataattttttgaattgttttgattttactgttcacaccaggagcatttgtTCCTAGGTGTAGAAACTTTACAGAGGGAGTGAGGGAGTACCTCTAATAGTTACATTAAGTTTGCCTGGTAGGGCTGTTGTCATCAGACCATTCTAGAACCGATGGAGCAACATGGCGCGAAGGTGTGATGTTGGCGTCCTTGTGGCTGAAACTGGTTCCGTGGAAGTGGCATGCTGCCACTAGGATTTTGCCAACGCCAGTTTTTCAAGGGAAAAATGGAGCGGTGGTGGTGGGAGTGGGAGTGAGGCCAGTTATTTCAGCAGAGGAAAACAATACGCTGTAGAACAACCAATGGAATAAGTTCACTTCGAATTTAAGAGAGAAAATAATAACTCACAAGAGAGTGAGTTCAGAAAAAGTATACATACAGAGAGAAATGGAAAATAGAAGCAAAAGCAAAAGGAACAAATATTACACACGCCCAGTGGGACTCGAACCCACAATCGCCTGATTAGAAGTCAGACGCCTTATCCATTAGGCCATGGGCGCTTTTTGATTAAATCGCACCCAAAATCTATTGGTTTATCTTTCTTTTTGGGGGTAAAAGatatttttttttttgcgagaagggGTAAAAGATAATTAAGGAAAGAGCAGCGTGATGCGTCTCCGAGCTGCTTTAGGGATTGCATAGGAATATTCACACGTTGCAAGCCAACATTTCTTTTTGCGAGTAGCAAGCCAACATAATTTCATTTCAGGTCACCAATCTTCGCCGGAGGAGAACAAAACGTCTACGGTCTCTGGGTGGGTGCAGCCTATGATTATCCCAGATGATAAATGTCACACGTATGACACAAAGCATTCTGTCCCTGACAGTTTTTACAATAAAAAATAATATGTTGCCATCTAAAAAAAATACGGGAATTTGCCATCTAAAAGTAAGTTGTCATCTTCGTGTAACTAAACTTGCCAAAAAAAACCTTTCGAAGTTGACATGTGTTCGTGTCACATGTGTGGCACTTATCAGGGTTCATGATCATTTTTTTTGGTGAATGCAACATTGTTACCTTAATCCATTCTATTTTTTTGcgagaaacttccaatctattcattttcaatcacggcagtacaaagaacaacagaggtaataaaaattacaaccatgtccgtggaccacctagcgacgactacaagcactgtaGCGAGCTGAAGACGCGCCGCCGttatcgcccctccctcaccggaaCCGGGCAAATCTTGCGGTGGTAAACAGTCGGAAAGTCGCCGTGCTAAGGTCCCATATGACCAACACACGAGATCAGCAACCATCATcgatgaagaaagtcgtagatcagaaggatcaaacATGTAAACACCCAAACGAAGACGAACAAAGACCGGATTCAaacagatccaccaaagacaagCACGGATCGAATCCCACGAGATCCGACGAAGACATGCCTCCACAAGTTGTCTCCAAGATTCTTGACAATCTTCACAAACCCTCTAATTCTTGACAGCGAGTTTGTGAAGATTGTCATGATTTTGCCTAGCTCATCTCCAAGATGGTCGTGAGGGACGGTAACACTAGTTGTTTTCACCACTTTGTTGCTCATGTGGTATTACTGGCAAAGAATGTTGACAATAAGGTTATATGTCAATTTCCAGAGAGAGGCAACATTACTTGAACCCCTtacataataaaataaaataaaaaggaatgtGGTGTAATCTGCAATGGATTCGTGAAATACTCGACAACCAAAGCCTATTATGGAACAGATACTGTTGAGTATTGTTGCGTGAGTGCAAAATCCAAAGGCAAAATGCATGTGAGGATTCCTTGCTAAAGTGCCTTTATTTTATAAAGTTTGGTAAATATTTCACGCCGGGTGACCGGCTAGAACCTGCGCCGGTGTCTCTGCACGTCGCCCTTGTGCACGAGGCAACGTCCTCTCATGCGGGCCCAACCTTATCCCTTCTCGCACCGCCTGccccttccttttcttatctcttCACCAAAATGGCGTCAACCTCTCGTTCTACTTTGCCTCATTTCTTTGTATCTGATTACTCAAAAAAAAGAAAGAATCTTTGTATCTATTCCCCATCATGCCCAACCTTTGTATCACCTCCCCCCCTTGGTGGTCGTGGTTGCTGCCATTGAAGACACGCGATCCGCGACGGGCCACGCGCCCTCCCTTCTTTCTGCCATGCAGTGGTTGTGGCTGCCGCCGACCTTCTCCCTTCCGCCCTGCGGTGCTGTGACCCGCCATGGTCGGTACCCACCCCCCTTCTTTCTGCCCTACTGCCATCCCCTCCTCTCTTCTCCTCATCTTACGACCAAAAGGTTGCGACCATCGATTGCCGGTGTTGCAACCATGGATGTGAGAGCTCCAACTGGTGTCTAGGGGAGCCACGACCATGTAAGACGAGCGTGGTGATTGCGGGGGGCTAGGACGACAGCCTTGGTCCAAGCGACACCGCGCATTGCTACAACTAACATCGTGTGTTGCTACCACGGGTGTCACGCCTTGCTACAATCGACGTAGTATTTTTTGCtacattttgctacaaccggcTTCACGTTTTGCTACAATCGGGTTCATGTTTTGTACAATCAGGATCACATGTTTACTACAACCGGCACCGCACCAACCCCCGGGGGAGGTTGCGGACCGGTGCCCAACTAACAGTACAATAACGGACCAACACCCACCAAAGATGCAAGGCGGGCACCACGGGAGGATGCAACCGTCCGGCGAGGTTGCTACGCCCGTGCTAGTGACGCTATAACGGCCACACGATGCTGGACAATGGCGACCTCGTGCTGCAACGGATGCGGCCAGGGTTGTGACGATGACCACATGATGCTGGGACGGCAACAACCCCATGCTGCAACAGACGCGGCCAGTGTTGTGACGATGACGACCTCGCGGCGCCGCCGACGACCTGTTGTGGTGGGTTCATGCGACCAACCGAGGGTGACCCCCAGGCAGCCGGCGAGCGAGGGTGGTGCAGGTGGCCGAGAACAAGCGGGGGCGCTGCTCTCTCTTCCCttccttttcctcttcttttttattcaAGCATGTTGTAAGGTGGATCAAGGAATTGTACGATTAGGAAAAACACAGATCGTGTGGCGGGGGAGGGGGACTGATCTAGGCTGGCGTACGGTCGACCGGTGCCTAGCACCGGCCATAATGTTTTGCAACTCAGAGTTGGAGATGTGTTATGCTCAAGTCGTAGGGCTATTCCATACTAGTACAGCAGTTGTTGATTCACCGTAGACAGCTGTGAATTAAGACAATGACACAAAATAGTTTATTTGGAATCATAACACCCCACCATTTTAGCCAGCCACCGTGAGACGACACTAGTATAGCACGTAAAAAAAAGTTACGTAAAATCACTTCGTGAATAGCATTGCTCCAAGTTATTTCCCGTCAACAACCCATCCATCGCCACGCTCCCTCTCATCTCCTTGATCGCCGGTTGCCCTTCCCGAAATCACCACTCCGGCCGACTGCATCTGCGCAGATGCAGCTGCGCCAGTTCTGCCGCTCCGCCTACCAGAAATGGCGCTCGT is from Triticum aestivum cultivar Chinese Spring chromosome 3A, IWGSC CS RefSeq v2.1, whole genome shotgun sequence and encodes:
- the LOC123063007 gene encoding general transcription and DNA repair factor IIH subunit TFB1-1 gives rise to the protein MGTMTIGAKYKTTLRDPGHGGVLRMSEDKLIFTPNDPRSLMKLNVDFRSIKGHKFNKVDGSKPTPPLLNLSKDSDKGGGYIFEFDNVGNRDLCRDFVARVLGKHQGTVPARTNVPPEKSAVSTGPEQLSSAEMERRMKLLREDSELQKLHKKFVLGNILQESEFWATRKNLLDDETNKASKQKPGFKSAMLADVRPSADGQTNKVTFSLTTEIIHQIFAEKPAVHRAFLDYVPKKLSEKDFWTKYCRAEYLLRTKNTLAAKAEAADDEELAMFLKNDDILAKEAKLKIKRVDPTLDMEADAGDDYIHLPDHGVLRDGSRETTDIDSELARRTLSQDLNRHAAVVLEGRSTDIESTDTKTVAEALARSKKEPPPSSAADDASHERLVKVARMTEIEDLQAPRSLPYAPLCIKDPREYFDSQQANALRPLGSNDGRKARSCSLSTDDAFRHLMDQISSVKMNCPVVQSDVALKVLSELNEGISRSRRLNLKNPQDSLLGRLPHRTREELMDHWTAIQELLRHFWSSYPITTTVLSNKVQRLKEAMTQIYQKLQDIKESAQPDVRHEISQLVKPMTQALDAAFYHDQQQKSSKAGTGSKPNGF